GCCGAGGCGTTCGGCACGACTCCCAGGGACACCCTGCTGCGCGTCCAGCTGCCGCTCGCCCTGCCGACCGTCATGGCCGGCGTCAACCAGGTCATCATGCTCGGCCTGTCCATGGCCGCGATCGCCGGCATGGTCGGCACCGGCGGCCTCGGCGGCCGGGTCAACGAGGCCATCGGCCAGCTCGACGTCGGTCTCGGCTCCGAGGCGGGCGTGGCCATCGTGATCCTCGCGATCTACCTCGACCGTATGACCGGCGCCCTCGGCACCCAGGTCTCCCCGCTGGGCCGCCGTGCCGCCGCCCGGGCCCGCGCGGCACAGGGGCTGAAGATCTGGTCGTACCGCCCCCGTCCCCAGGTCGCCGTGATCGGCGTCGTGATCCTCGGCCTTGTCGCCGGCGGCATGGGCATGTTCGGCGGCAGCGGCGACAGCACGGCCCCGGTCGCCGACGGCAAGGACGTCGGCCAGGGCAAGAAGGTCAGCATCGGCTACGTCCCCTGGGACGACGGCGTCGCCTCCACCTTCCTCTGGAAGGAGATCCTGGAGCAGCGCGGCTTCCAGGTGGACGCCAAGCAGTTGGACGCGGGCCCCCTCTACACCTCCGTCGCCTCCGGCAGCGCCGACTTCATGACGGGCGCCTGGCTGCCGACGACCCATGAGCAGTACTGGAAGAAGTACGGCGACAAGCTCGACGACCTCGGCGCCTGGTACGACAAGACGTCGCTGGAGCTGAGCGTGCCGTCCTACATGAAGGACGTCGACTCGCTCGACGACCTCAAGGGCAAGGGCTCCGAGTTCGGCGGGAAGATCACCGGCATCGAATCGAGCGCCGGTGAGATGGCCCTGCTGAAGAGCAAGGTCCTCAAGGCGTACGGCCTAGACAAGGAGTACAAGGTCGTCGACAGCTCCACGCCCGCCATGCTGGCCGAGCTGAAGCGGGCGTACGCCCAGCAGGACCCGATCGTCGTCACGCTCTGGTCGCCGCACTGGGCGTACAACGACTACGACCTGAAGAAGCTCAAGGATCCCAAGGGGGCGTGGGGCTCCGGCGACGGTATCCACACCGTGGCCCGCAAGGGCTTCGCCGCCGAGAACCCGGTCGTCGGCAAGTGGCTGAAGGACTTCAAGCTCGACGAGAAGCAGCTCACCAGCCTTGAGGCCGAGATCAACAAGGCCGGCAAGGGCAAGCAGCAGGACGCGGTCCGCGCCTGGCTGAAGGACAACCCCGGCGTGGTCGACAAGCTGGCGCCGGTCGCGAAGTCCGCGGCGACCCCGGCCGAGGCCAAGAACCCGGTCGACGTGGCCTGGTTCCCCTGGGACGAGGACATCGCCGTCACCCATCTGTGGAAGAACGTCCTGGAGCGGCGCGGCTACAAGCTGAACCTGAAGCAGATGGACGTCGGCCCGGTCTACACCGGCCTCGCCTCCGGGGACCTCGACCTCAACTTCGACGCCTGGCTGCCGTACGCGCAGGCGAGCTACTGGGACAAGAACAAGGACAGACTCGCCGACCTCGGCACCTGGTACCAGCCGACCTCGCTGGAGGTCGCGGTCCCCTCGTACGTCAAGGGGATCACGTCCTACGAGGACCTCAAGGGCAAGGCCGACCTCTTCGACGGGAAGATCATCGGCATCGAGCCGGGCACCGGCGAGATGAACCTCCTGAAGAACAAGGTCCTGCCCGGCTACGGCCTGGACAAGGAGTACGACGTCGTCGACGGCTCCACGCCCGCGATGCTCGCCGAGCTCAAGCGGGCGTACGCCAAGAAGCAGCCCGTCGCCGTCGTGCTCTGGTCCCCGCACTGGGCGTACAGCCAGTACGACCTGACCAAGCTGAAGGACGACAAGAAGCTCTTCGGCGAGGGGAACACGATCCGCACCATCGCCAACGAGAAGTTCCCGGAGCAGTACCCGCAGCTCACCAAGTGGATCAAGGGCTTCCATATGAGCGAGGACGAGCTCGGCACCCTGGAGGCGGCGATCAACGCGCACGGCCAGGGGCACGAGGACGAGGCGGTCGAGGACTGGCTGAAGAAGCACCCGGACATGGTGGAGCGGATGACCCCGCAGTAGCCGCGACCAAAAGAAACCGGACAACCACATACAGCTACGTCGTCACCTGAGCCTCATCCGGCCGTCGTGGTCAGGCCGTTCGTCCTGACGGAGGAATCCCCTCACACGGCGGCCGGAGAGCTGATCTACTGGCCGGAGTTGGCGAGAATGCCCGCGCCGGGTTCACGGCAATGTGACGGGCGCGTGAAACGGTTTGCCGAACATGCGTAGGGTGCAGACAACTCGACAGAGACATGTTCAGCGACAGGTGCCGAGCGACGAGCGAAGGAGGGAGCCGGAGCGATGGGCGACCACAAAGAACAGCCCCTACGGGTGGGCGCGGCCGTACGGCGGCGGCGTCGCGCGCTGGAACTCACCCTCGCCGTCGTGGCCGAACGCAGCGGCCTGTCGGTCCCCTTCCTGAGCCAGATCGAGAACGAACGGGCGCGCCCCAGCCGCAGCTCCCTGGAGAAGGTCGCCGACGCTCTGCGCACCACCGCCGTCGAACTCCTCGCCGCCGCCGACCCGGCGTGCAGTGTCGATGTCGTGCGCGCCGACTGCGTGGAGGCCGAATCCCAGCCCCGGGTGCGTTCCCTGGTGCGGGGTCACCATCAGATGCACGCCCAGGAGTTCACCGGCGACCATGACGCACGGCGTGAATTCCAGTACCGCAACGACCAGTTGATGTACGTCGCCGACGGCGCCGTGGAGATCGAGGCCGAGGGCCGGGCCTACCGGCTCGGCCGGGGCGACACCCTCTACCTCACCGGCGGGGTGCGGCACCGGTGGCGGGCGACCGTGTCCGACACCCGGGTGGTCGTCGTCGCGGTGGCCGAACACATCGAGGCGGTCCAGGACCGGCCACGTCCGTGAGGGTCGTGTCCCTGGTCCCGTCCCTCACGGAGGCGGTGGCCGAGCCCGTCCCCGGCGCGCTGGCCGGCGCCACCGACTGGTGCACGCACCCGGCGGGCCTGGACGTGACGCGGATCGGCGGCACGAAGAACCCGAAGCTCGACCGCATCCTCGCCCTCGCCCCCGACCTGGTGATCGCCAACGAGGAGGAGAACCGCGCCCCCGACCTGGCGGCCCTGCGCGCGGCGGGCGTCGAGGTCCTGGTGACCGAGGTGCGGGATGTGGCGCAGGCCTTCCGGGAGCTGGCACGCGTGCTGACGGCGTGCGGGGCGCGGGGACGGCCGCGCTGGCTGGACGAGGCGGAGGAGGCCTGGTCGGGAGAGCCGCCGGCGGTTCGCAGGACGGCGGTGGTGCCGATCTGGCGCCGCCCCTGGATGGTGCTGGGCCGGGACACGTTCGCGGGCGACGTGCTGGCCCGCCTGGGCGTGGACCATGTGTACGCCACGCACCCCGACCGCTATCCCCGCATCCCTCTCGACGCGCTGCGGGCGACGCGACCGGACCTCGTGGTCCTCCCGGACGAGCCGTATCGCTTCACGGCGGACGACGGCCCGGAGGCGTTCGAGGGAATCCCGGCCGCGCTGGTCAGCGGCCGTCACCTCACCTGGTACGGCCCCTCCCTCAGGGAAGCGCCACGGGTGCTGGCCGCGGCCCTGCGAGCAGCTCACCCCTGAGGAGCCCCCGTACGGTGTGCAGCGCGGCGACACCCCAGGCGGCGACGAGGACGACGTACAGCCCGATCGCCAGCCCGTCGAAGACGACCAGCCCGGTGTGGCGGGCCAGCCCCTCCGCCCCGGTGACACAGGTCCCGACCGGGAACGTGAACGCCCACCAGGTCATCGCGAACCCCATCCCCGCCCGGCGGGCCCGCACGACGTGCGCGACGGCGAGCGCGAACCAGAGCAGGGCGAACCCCATGACGGGGACGCCGTAGAGCACGGCGAGAACCGAGAAGCCGCCGCTGTACGGGGCCGGTACGACACCGGGGGCGACGTCCGCGAACTGGTTGACCGCGGTGGTGGACTGCCCGAGCGGGCCCAGGACGAGGAACAGGGTCGGGGTGAGGGCGAGCGGCAGCGGCCCGCCCGTGATCAGCCGGCCGAAGACGAGGGGCAGCATGAGCAGCGTCGCCAGCAACGAGACCCCGAACAGGGCGACGCAGGCGAGCAGCAGGGTCTCCCGCGCCTGACCGGCCGGGAGACGGTGCACCAGGAGCGGCCCGAGCGCCGCGGACACCATGGGCGCGACGAGGGGCAGCAGCCACACGGGGGTCGCCTGTCCCGGCTCGACGCGATGGCGCACGGCCATCAGGTAGGGGACGGCGACGGCGGCCGCGAGCCCGACGGCCGTTCCGGCGGTGAACAGCACGGCGTCCAGCGCCACCGCCGCCCGCGTGCCGATCCAGTCGACGCCGACGGTGAGGGCACCGCCGCCGACGGCGAGCTGAGCCATGGCCAGGCAGCCGTAGAAGGGGGCCATCGCCGGGTCGAGGAGATGGGCGCGGGCCTGGTCGCGGTGGTGGGTCCAGTGCAGGGCGCGGGCGCCGAGGAGGGCCAGGAGCAGGACGAGGGAGAACGCCCAGACGCCGGTGAGGGCGGTGCGCAGACCGGGCACGGAGACCGGCAGCGCCGATCCGGCGGTGGCGACGACGGCGGTGCCCATGACGGTGGCGTACCAGTTCGGTCCGAGGTGACGGACGGCTGTGGCGCGCGGGGGACGTGCGGTGGCACGCGTGGGGAGGAGCGGCTGGGCTGCGGTGACCATGCTTCGAGCCTCGCGCGGCTCGGCGCTCCCCACCAGGGACGATGTCTCTATGAGGGCATAAACTGGGTTTATGAGCAGTGCGCAGCATGATCCCCCGCTGTCCCCGGCCGTCTCGCTGTCACACCGGGTGCCCGACCTCGGCGCGCTGGAACTGCTCCTCGCGGTGGCGCGGCTCGGCAGTCTCGGGGCGGCGGCCCGCGAGGTCGGTATCACCCAGCCCGCCGCCAGCAGCCGTATCCGCTCCATGGAACGGCAGCTGGGCGTGGCGCTGGTGGACCGCTCGCCCCGCGGTTCGCGGCTGACGGACGCCGGCGCGCTGGTCACGGACTGGGCGCGGCGGATCGTGGAGGCGGCGGAGGCGTTCGACGCGGGGGCGCAGGCGCTGCGCGACCGGCGGGACTCCCGGCTGCGGGTGGCGGCCAGCATGACGATCGCGG
This DNA window, taken from Streptomyces sp. NBC_00663, encodes the following:
- a CDS encoding ABC transporter permease/substrate binding protein gives rise to the protein MPRIPLGDWVNDAVDWLLGHMAWLFDFLKTVFTGAYDGIDAVLQAPQPLILAGIFAVIAFWLRGTTAGLLTFVGFAFIDSLELWDDAMVTLSLVLVATLIALVIAVPVGIWAARSDRVSGLVRPVLDFMQTLPAMIYLIPAILFFGTGASAGMVATLIFALAPGVRMTELGIRQVDKELVEAAEAFGTTPRDTLLRVQLPLALPTVMAGVNQVIMLGLSMAAIAGMVGTGGLGGRVNEAIGQLDVGLGSEAGVAIVILAIYLDRMTGALGTQVSPLGRRAAARARAAQGLKIWSYRPRPQVAVIGVVILGLVAGGMGMFGGSGDSTAPVADGKDVGQGKKVSIGYVPWDDGVASTFLWKEILEQRGFQVDAKQLDAGPLYTSVASGSADFMTGAWLPTTHEQYWKKYGDKLDDLGAWYDKTSLELSVPSYMKDVDSLDDLKGKGSEFGGKITGIESSAGEMALLKSKVLKAYGLDKEYKVVDSSTPAMLAELKRAYAQQDPIVVTLWSPHWAYNDYDLKKLKDPKGAWGSGDGIHTVARKGFAAENPVVGKWLKDFKLDEKQLTSLEAEINKAGKGKQQDAVRAWLKDNPGVVDKLAPVAKSAATPAEAKNPVDVAWFPWDEDIAVTHLWKNVLERRGYKLNLKQMDVGPVYTGLASGDLDLNFDAWLPYAQASYWDKNKDRLADLGTWYQPTSLEVAVPSYVKGITSYEDLKGKADLFDGKIIGIEPGTGEMNLLKNKVLPGYGLDKEYDVVDGSTPAMLAELKRAYAKKQPVAVVLWSPHWAYSQYDLTKLKDDKKLFGEGNTIRTIANEKFPEQYPQLTKWIKGFHMSEDELGTLEAAINAHGQGHEDEAVEDWLKKHPDMVERMTPQ
- a CDS encoding helix-turn-helix domain-containing protein — translated: MGDHKEQPLRVGAAVRRRRRALELTLAVVAERSGLSVPFLSQIENERARPSRSSLEKVADALRTTAVELLAAADPACSVDVVRADCVEAESQPRVRSLVRGHHQMHAQEFTGDHDARREFQYRNDQLMYVADGAVEIEAEGRAYRLGRGDTLYLTGGVRHRWRATVSDTRVVVVAVAEHIEAVQDRPRP
- a CDS encoding helical backbone metal receptor, with amino-acid sequence MRVVSLVPSLTEAVAEPVPGALAGATDWCTHPAGLDVTRIGGTKNPKLDRILALAPDLVIANEEENRAPDLAALRAAGVEVLVTEVRDVAQAFRELARVLTACGARGRPRWLDEAEEAWSGEPPAVRRTAVVPIWRRPWMVLGRDTFAGDVLARLGVDHVYATHPDRYPRIPLDALRATRPDLVVLPDEPYRFTADDGPEAFEGIPAALVSGRHLTWYGPSLREAPRVLAAALRAAHP
- a CDS encoding TDT family transporter, whose product is MVTAAQPLLPTRATARPPRATAVRHLGPNWYATVMGTAVVATAGSALPVSVPGLRTALTGVWAFSLVLLLALLGARALHWTHHRDQARAHLLDPAMAPFYGCLAMAQLAVGGGALTVGVDWIGTRAAVALDAVLFTAGTAVGLAAAVAVPYLMAVRHRVEPGQATPVWLLPLVAPMVSAALGPLLVHRLPAGQARETLLLACVALFGVSLLATLLMLPLVFGRLITGGPLPLALTPTLFLVLGPLGQSTTAVNQFADVAPGVVPAPYSGGFSVLAVLYGVPVMGFALLWFALAVAHVVRARRAGMGFAMTWWAFTFPVGTCVTGAEGLARHTGLVVFDGLAIGLYVVLVAAWGVAALHTVRGLLRGELLAGPRPAPVALP